A single window of Ctenopharyngodon idella isolate HZGC_01 chromosome 24, HZGC01, whole genome shotgun sequence DNA harbors:
- the LOC127507384 gene encoding von Willebrand factor A domain-containing protein 5A-like gives MVNCGLVTETNEPVPLKSISVEVRVQDHVATVSSTLQYVNEEERPLEALFVFPLPADAAVCHFSAKIGEQEIVAEVQDKQSARDRYDDAVSSGQQAFLLEESAESPDVFRLSVGCLSPGQNAAVTIIYVTELAVQADHSLRFCLPAVLNPRYTPAGSGARIASKISSVRGSVPYTLTLSVHVSSPKPISKLESSCTLDPLVFLHSDHTQATVNLSPGHMFDKDVELFVYYQDTHQPSAIVEAGVNTAPSGSLMRDPVVMISLYPEFPEEVMSSLATQGEFVFVMDRSGSMSNTRIKSAKDTLLLLLKSLPMGCYFNIYGFGSRFESFYPKSVKYNQKTMDQALKRVKEMQADMGGTEILQPLKHIYSQPCVPNHPRQLFIFTDGEVGNTKEVLDLVKHHVDSHRCFSFGIGEGASTALITGMAREGSGHAQFITGTDRMQPKVMQSLRFALQPAVVNISVDWTLPDGITVDTLSAPINVLYQGQRSLIYAQLKGESSGGSEGTVTVKYSLKDQPVTNQLHFCLKPTEETGLAVHQLAARTLIRSLEQKERDGGSKLESIRCRIVKLSVQTGVSSVHTAFIAINKDCRQTMKGPLLQRRVPTCGIANGALPVAQCALAPYRPSMSRSLQGQLFDGCDRSLLGPRSAQPQAPERAKSKSLLGSLRQALFKNHDSQKFKQSERKDAQNSQYGYLYSTLSVNKRTDYNQACYSSLSRTGTNEATRYCVDPIVASHQVNSLDKQRDPLLQLVSLQKASGCWELDATLADVFGKTEDELTNQKPAQVDGSVWATLLALIWLYGCKIDQQVEWQFVAMKAASWIGSQKVGDLSQCVSVGNVLL, from the exons ATGGTGAACTGCGGTCTTGTGACTGAGACAAATGAGCCAG TGCCTCTGAAGAGCATCTCAGTGGAGGTTCGGGTTCAGGATCATGTAGCCACAGTCTCCTCCACTCTGCAGTATGTGAATGAGGAAGAGCGCCCCCTGGAGGCCTTGTTCGTCTTCCCTCTGCCTGCTGATGCTGCTGTCTGCCACTTCAGTGCCAAGATCGGAGAGCAGGAGATTGTGGCAGAGGTGCAAGACAAACAGAGC GCGAGGGATCGTTATGATGATGCTGTGAGTTCGGGTCAGCAGGCGTTTCTGTTGGAAGAGAGCGCAGAGAGTCCTGATGTGTTCAGACTGAGTGTCGGGTGTCTGTCGCCGGGTCAGAACGCTGCCGTCACCATCATCTACGTCACCGAGCTCGCTGTGCAGGCCGACCACTCGCTGCGCTTCTGTCTGCCGGCTGTACTCAACCCCCGATACACACCAGCAG gttcAGGTGCTCGTATAGCCTCAAAGATTTCATCAGTACGTGGATCTGTTCCCTACACGCTGACTCTCAGTGTCCATGTGAGCTCTCCAAAGCCCATCTCCAAACTAGAGTCCAGCTGCACTCTGGATCCTCTAGTGTTCCTCCACTCTGATCACACTCAGGCGACG GTGAATCTGAGTCCTggtcacatgtttgataaggaCGTTGAGCTGTTTGTGTACTATCAGGATACCCATCAGCCCTCTGCTATAGTGGAGGCAGGAGTGAACACTGCCCCATCAG GCTCTCTGATGAGGGACCCAGTGGTCATGATAAGTTTGTACCCAGAGTTCCCAgaggaagtgatgtcatcacTGGCAACACAAGGagagtttgtttttgtgatggACAGATCAGGCAGTATGAGCAACACACGGATAAAAAGTGCAAAG GACACTCTGCTGTTACTGTTGAAGAGTCTGCCCATGGGATGCTACTTCAATATCTATGGATTTGGCTCTCGTTTTGAGTCCTTCTACCC taaGAGTGTCAAGTACAATCAGAAAACAATGGATCAGGCTCTGAAGAGAGTGAAGGAAATGCAAGCAGACATGGGCGGCACAGAGATTTTACAGCCTCTAAAACACATCTACAGTCAGCCCTGTGTGCCCAACCACCCCAGACAG CTGTTCATCTTCACTGATGGAGAGGTGGGAAACACTAAAGAGGTGCTGGACCTGGTGAAACATCATGTTGACTCTCACAG GTGTTTCTCATTCGGGATTGGTGAGGGTGCAAGTACCGCCCTCATCACAGGAATGGCCAGGGAGGGATCTGGTCACGCTCAGTTCATCACAGGCACCGACCGCATGCAGCCCAAA GTGATGCAGTCCCTCAGGTTTGCGCTGCAGCCCGCTGTGGTTAATATCTCTGTGGATTGGACCCTTCCAGATGGCATTACTGTTGACACACTGTCTGCACCCATCAATGTACTCTAccagggtcaaaggtcactcATTTACGCCCAACTTAAAGGAGAG AGTTCAGGAGGCTCTGAGGGAACAGTGACAGTCAAATACAGTCTTAAAGATCAACCAGTAACAAACCAGCTCCACTTCTGCCTCAAACCAACTGAGGAAACAGg GTTAGCCGTCCACCAGCTGGCGGCTCGGACCCTGATCCGTTCTCTGGAGCAGAAAGAAAGGGATGGTGGTTCAAAGCTGGAGAGCATCAGGTGCAGGATAGTGAAGCTCAGTGTTCAGACAGGAGTCAGCAGTGTTCATACAGCCTTCATTGCCATTAATAAAGACTGCAGACAGACTATGAAAGGACCCCTGCTGCAGAGAAGAGTGCCGACATGCG ggATAGCTAATGGAGCCTTGCCTG TTGCACAATGTGCTTTAGCACCATACAGACCATCTATGTCTAGGTCACTGCAGG GTCAGCTGTTTGACGGATGTGATAGATCACTTCTAG GCCCACGATCTGCTCAGCCACAGGCCCCTGAACGTGCTAAGTCTAAATCACTGCTGG GGAGTCTACGTCAAGCCCTGTTTAAAAATCATG atTCCCAGAAGTTTAAACAGTCAGAGAGGAAGGATGCCCAAAATAGTCAATATGgctacctttattctacactttcagtgaaca AGAGGACGGATTATAATCAAGCATGTTATTCATCACTTTCAAGAACAG GAACAAATGAGGCTACCAGATA TTGCGTAGATCCTATTGTGGCGTCTCATCAAGTAAACTCTCTAGACAAACAAAGAG ACCCGTTACTTCAGCTGGTTTCTCTCCAGAAGGCGTCAGGCTGCTGGGAGCTGGACGCCACACTGGCGGATGTGTTTGGGAAGACGGAGGAtgagctgaccaatcagaaaccAGCACAG GTGGATGGGTCAGTATGGGCCACTCTCCTGGCTCTGATCTGGTTATACGGCTGTAAAATAGACCAGCAGGTCGAGTGGCAGTTTGTGGCCATGAAGGCAGCGTCATGGATCGGCTCTCAGAAAG tgggCGATCTGTCTCAGTGTGTGAGTGTGGGTAATGTCCTGCTCTGA
- the myo5c gene encoding unconventional myosin-Vc, with product MALSELYTKYNRVWIPDAEHVWKSAEILTDFKPGDTELELLLEDGTELQYPLEGGEKLPPLRNPDILVGENDLTALSYLHEPAVLHNLKVRFVESKIIYTYCGIILVAVNPYKQLPIYGDAVIHAYSGQNMGDLDPHIFAVAEEAYKQMARNNKNQSIIVSGESGAGKTVSARYAMRYFAMVSKSGSKTRVEDKVLASNPITEAIGNAKTTRNDNSSRFGKYTEISFDKRYQIIGANMRTYLLEKSRVVFQSENERNYHIFYQMCACANQPEFKGLRLLGANKFNYTRLGGETEIEGVDDRADMAETRRTFSLLGLKDSFQADVFKVLAAILHLGNVVIKENSSEKSSIGSRDPHLAIFCDLMGVNMENMCRWLCHRRIVLSAETVVKPQPKERAINARDALAKQIYAHLFDWVINKINQALMVPGKQHSFIGVLDIYGFETFEVNSFEQFCINYANEKLQQQFNLHVFKLEQEEYMKEDIPWTLIDFYDNQPVIDLIEAKMGILDLLDEECLFPQGTDKNWLQKLYNFLGSNPLFEKPRMSNDSFMIQHFADKVEYQCKGFLEKNRDTLYEELVDIMRTSQFALLADFFKEEEPNSVHKMIKVKPAQARVKASNKQLRTTVGDKFRSSLYLLMETLNATTPHYVRCIKPNEEKQPFEYDSKRVVQQLRACGVLETIRISAQSYPSRWTYIEFYSRYSILMSQSELKLGEKKQTCRTVLQKLIPDSNQYKFGRTKIFFRAGQVAYLEKLRLDHLRGACVTIQKHVRGWRQRRRFLHMRQAAITIQQYVRGKKQIRRTVTALALKQGWAAVVIQRHCRGYLVRKIYQLVLRAAVIIQAYTRGWMARKRYRKMMAEHKALVLQKYARAWLVRRRFQTMRRLVINVQLSYRVQQLRKKVEEQNKENRGLMERVTSLSNARAQGLEKIQALEVELGKLTNEMAALEERARTNSEEANQAIALLQNDKEKLVQVNKALEQKLKDTTLQMQDQFENVKRKLMEDLEREERLRKVAEHNGELQKEDADKEIVTLKEESRRLKEERIRLQTQVEEDMKVNAELQEQLLQLTKHVKIIPDLRKEINSLQMQRAEADKAMRAQSLQARAKMGLITRQLLRNTTEEDLIQRLNEDVDDGADLLTAFDGMEKAAKVMETQLREQKEAYGSQLEALVFKNEHLNKENEQLQALFQEKSNVNQSIGQEVARLTAENMAIPELKQQVSELNRHKHELETQLQDQSAEMSAKIKELSNELQLTVEEEQSQRRHLEEKITESERRREEMERQMADLQEENEQLQKAQLSESEAKNKLRQETSRLTAENMDFEEQLDMKDRLIKRLQDQIKALQTHVTANQKAVPAVPKEYLGMLEYKKEDESRLIQALILELKPRGVGVQMIPGLAAHLLFMCVRHADYLNDGNKLKSLMRGIITAIKEVIAGHQENFEVLSFWLSNTYHFLNCLKQYSGDEEFMKHNTPRQNKNCLKNFDLSEHRQILSDLAINIYHQFISVMEDTLYPMIIPGMLEHESLQGISSMKPTGFRKRSNSVFEDGGDLSGAEPFSVTSILQQLGTFHTSMAQQGMEPQLQGQVIRQLFYLIGSTSVNSILLRKDLCSCRKGMQIRCNISYLEEWLREKGLQSSFAMETLGPLSQVAWLLQVNKTTDEDAAEIKQRCSELSSVQIVKILNSYTPIDDFEKRVTPSFVRKVQALLQEREGSSQLMMDSQYRFQVTFPFCSSPQALELLQVPSSLRLGFATRI from the exons ATGGCTCTGTCGGAGTTGTATACAAAG TATAACAGGGTGTGGATCCCTGACGCGGAACATGTTTGGAAATCTGCGGAGATTCTGACAGATTTCAAGCCTGGAGATACTGAGCTGGAACTACTGCTGGAGGATGGGACG GAGTTGCAGTATCCTCTGGAAGGGGGTGAGAAGTTGCCACCCCTCCGAAACCCGGACATCCTGGTGGGTGAGAATGACCTCACGGCCCTCAGCTACCTTCATGAGCCGGCCGTGCTACACAACCTCAAAGTCCGATTTGTCGAGTCCAAAATCATCTATACGTATTGTG GAATTATCCTGGTGGCAGTCAATCCATACAAGCAGCTTCCCATCTATGGAGATGCAGTCATCCATGCGTATTCTGGTCAAAACATGGGCGACCTGGACCCTCATATATTTGCTGTGGCTGAAGAGGCCTACAAACAAATGGCCAG GAATAACAAGAACCAGTCTATCATTGTGAGCGGTGAGTCCGGGGCTGGAAAGACCGTATCAGCTCGGTATGCTATGAGATACTTCGCTATGGTCAGCAAATCTGGCAGCAAAACTCGAGTGGAGGACAAAGTTTTGGCATCCAACCCGATCACTGAG gccattgGAAATGCGAAAACAACCAGAAATGACAACAGCAGTCGATTCGGGAAGTACACTGAGATCAGCTTCGACAAAAGATACCAAATCATTGGTGCCAACATGAGGACGTACCTTCTGGAAAAGTCAAGGGTTGTGTTTCAG TCAGAGAATGAGAGAAATTATCACATCTTCTACCAAATGTGTGCTTGTGCAAATCAGCCGGAGTTCAAAGGCTTGAGACTGT TGGGTGCAAACAAGTTTAATTACACTCGTTTGGGTGGAGAGACGGAGATCGAGGGTGTGGACGACCGCGCTGACATGGCAGAAACACGCAGAACCTTCAGTCTACTGG GTCTTAAGGACAGTTTTCAGGCTGATGTGTTTAAGGTGCTCGCTGCAATTCTGCATTTAGGAAACGTAGTAATCAAGGAGAACAGCTCTGAGAAATCATCCATCGgt TCCAGAGACCCTCACTTGGCCATATTCTGTGACCTGATGGGCGTGAACATGGAGAACATGTGCCGCTGGCTATGTCACAGACGGATAGTCTTGTCAGCGGAGACGGTGGTGAAGCCGCAGCCTAAGGAACGTGCCATCAATGCCCGTGATGCCTTGGCCAAACAAATCTACGCCCATCTTTTCGACTGGGTCATCAACAAGATCAACCAGGCACTGATGGTCCCTGGGAAGCAACATTCATTTATTGGGGTGTTGGATATTTATGG ATTCGAGACATTTGAAGTTAACAGTTTCGAGCAGTTCTGCATTAACTACGCCAACGAAAAGCTGCAACAGCAGTTCAACCTG CACGTGTTTAAACTGGAGCAGGAGGAGTACATGAAAGAGGACATTCCGTGGACGCTGATCGATTTCTACGACAATCAGCCTGTTATTGATCTCATCGAGGCTAAGATGGGCATCCTGGACCTTTTAGATGAGGAGTGTCTG TTCCCACAGGGCACTGATAAAAACTGGCTGCAAAAGCTGTACAATTTTCTAGGTTCAAACCCACTATTTGAGAAACCTCGTATGTCTAATGACTCTTTTATGATCCAGCATTTTGCTGATAAG GTAGAATATCAGTGTAAAGGTTTTTTGGAGAAGAACAGAGACACGCTTTATGAAGAGCTAGTCGACATCATGCGCACTAGTCAG TTTGCTCTCttggcagatttttttaaagaggagGAACCAAATTCTGTCCACAAAATGATCAAAGTTAAACCAGCACAAGCCAGAGTCAAAGCTTCAAACAAGCAGCTGAGAACCACCGTAGGAGACAAG TTTCGAAGTTCCTTGTACCTGTTAATGGAGACACTGAACGCTACTACACCTCATTATGTGCGCTGTATTAAACCCAATGAGGAGAAACAGCCATTTGA gTACGACTCAAAGCGTGTGGTGCAGCAGCTGAGGGCCTGTGGTGTGCTGGAGACCATCCGCATCAGTGCCCAGAGTTACCCGTCCAG GTGGACGTATATAGAGTTTTACAGCCGTTACAGTATCTTGATGAGCCAGTCAGAGCTGAAGCTGGGAGAGAAGAAGCAGACGTGCAGGACGGTTCTGCAGAAACTCATTCCT GATTCCAACCAGTACAAGTTTGGTCGGACTAAGATCTTCTTTCGAGCTGGACAGGTGGCGTACCTAGAGAAGCTGCGTTTGGATCATCTTCGTGGGGCTTGTGTGACCATTCAGAAGCACGTGAGGGGCTGGAGGCAGAGACGCAGGTTTCTGCACATGAGACAAGCTGCCATCACGATACAACAGTACGTGCGGGGAAAGAAACAGATCAG ACGCACTGTCACAGCTCTGGCGCTGAAGCAGGGCTGGGCCGCTGTGGTGATTCAGAGACACTGTCGTGGGTATCTGGTACGGAAGATTTACCAGCTCGTCCTGAGGGCTGCAGTCATCATACAGGCCTACACCAGAGGATGGATGGCCCGCAAGCGCTACAGAAAG ATGATGGCGGAGCACAAGGCTCTGGTTCTGCAGAAGTACGCTCGAGCTTGGCTGGTGCGCCGGCGGTTTCAAACAATGCGACGGCTGGTCATCAACGTGCAGCTGTCGTACAGAGTCCAGCAGCTGCGTAAGAAGGTGGAAGAGCAG aATAAAGAGAACCGTGGCCTCATGGAAAGAGTCACCAGTTTGTCCAATGCACGTGCTCAAGGACTAGAAAAGATTCAGGCTCTGGAGGTGGAGCTTGGAAAGCTAACCAATGAGATGGCAGCCTTAGAGGAGAGGGCGAGAACAAACTCAGAAGAGGCCAATCAG GCAATCGCTCTGCTTCAGAATGATAAAGAGAAACTTGTTCAGGTGAATAAGGCTTTGGAACAGAAACTGAAAGACACGACCCTTCAGATGCAAG aTCAATTTGAGAATGTAAAGAGAAAACTGATGGAAGATCTGGAAAGAGAGGAGAGGCTCAGAAA GGTGGCGGAGCACAACGGTGAACTCCAGAAGGAAGACGCGGACAAAGAGATTGTAACACTGAAAGAGGAAAGCCGTAGACTGAAAGAGGAGCGAATCAGACTCCAGACGCAAGTGGAGGAGGACATGAAGGTCAATGCAGAACTGCAAGAACAACTTCTGCAGCTCACTAAACACGTTAAG ATCATACCAGATTTACGGAAAGAAATCAACAGCCTACAGATGCAACGAGCTGAAGCTGATAAAGCCATGAGAGCGCAAAGTCTACAAGCCAGAG CTAAGATGGGTTTAATCACGAGGCAGCTGCTCAGGAACACCACAGAAGAAGATCTCATCCAGAG GTTGAATGAAGATGTTGATGATGGAGCTGATCTTCTCACTGCTTTTGACGGCATGGAGAAAGCTGCAAA GGTGATGGAAACTCAGCTGCGGGAGCAGAAAGAAGCTTATGGGAGTCAACTGGAAGCTCTGGTCTTCAAAAACGAACATTTAAACAAAGAGAACGAGCAGCTTCAAGCTCTCTTTCAGGAGAAAAGTAACGTCAACCAAAGCATCGGGCAGGAAGTGGCCCGCCTCACTGCTGAGAACATG GCGATTCCAGAACTGAAGCAGCAGGTGTCAGAACTGAACCGCCACAAACACGAGCTTGAGACCCAGTTACAAGATCAGAGCGCTGAGATGAGCG CAAAAATAAAGGAGTTATCAAATGAGCTTCAGCTCACTGTCGAAGAGGAGCAATCACAGCGCAG GCACCTGGAGGAGAAGATTACAGAGAGcgagagaagaagagaagagatggagAGACAGATGGCTGACCTCCAGGAGGAGAACGAACAGCTACAGAAAGCTCAGCTCTCAGAGAGCGAAGCCAAGAACAAACTCAGACAGGAGACCTCACGCCTCACAGCTGAGAATATG GACTTTGAGGAACAGTTAGACATGAAGGACAGATTGATAAAACGACTCCAAGACCAAATCAAAGCTCTTCAAACACATGTGACAG ccaatcagaaagcaGTACCGGCTGTGCCCAAAGAGTACTTGGGCATGTTGGAGTACAAGAAGGAGGATGAAAGCAGGCTGATCCAGGCGCTCATACTCG AGCTGAAACCTCGTGGTGTGGGTGTGCAAATGATCCCCGGTCTGGCTGCACATCTCCTCTTCATGTGTGTGAGACACGCCGATTACCTCAACGATGGAAACAAGCTCAAGTCCCTCATGCGCGGCATCATTACAGCCATAAAAGAGGTGATCGCG GGCCACCAGGAGAATTTTGAAGTTCTGTCCTTCTGGCTCTCCAACACATATCACTTCCTCAACTGTCTCAAACAGTACAGCGGGGACGAG GAGTTCATGAAGCACAACACGCCTCGTCAGAATAAGAACTGCCTGAAGAACTTCGACCTGTCTGAGCACCGGCAGATTCTCAGCGACCTCGCCATCAACATCTACCATCAGTTCATCAGCGTGATGGAGGACACGCTCTATCCCATGATCA TCCCCGGGATGTTGGAGCACGAAAGTCTCCAGGGAATCTCCAGCATGAAGCCCACGGGTTTCCGTAAGCGCTCGAATAGCGTGTTCGAGGATGGCGGGGACCTCAGCGGGGCTGAGCCATTCAGCGTGACCTCCATCCTGCAGCAGCTCGGCACGTTCCACACCAGCATGGCGCAGCAGGGCATGGAGCCGCAGCTGCAGGGTCAGGTCATACGACAGCTGTTCTACCTCATCGGATCCACGTCGGTGAACAGCATTCTGCTCCGTAAGGACCTGTGCTCCTGCCGGAAGGGCATGCAGATCAG GTGTAACATCAGTTATCTAGAGGAGTGGCTGCGAGAAAAGGGTCTGCAGAGCAGCTTTGCCATGGAAACGCTGGGGCCGCTGTCTCAGGTCGCCTGGCTTCTTCAAGTCAACAAGACCACAGATGAAGACGCAGCCGAGATCAAGCAGAGATGCTCCGAGCTCTCGTCCGTGCAG attGTGAAAATCCTTAACTCCTACACACCCATTGATGATTTCGAAAAGCGAGTGACTCCATCCTTTGTCCGCAAAGTGcag GCGTTGCTGCAGGAGCGCGAGGGCTCGTCTCAGCTGATGATGGACTCACAGTATCGTTTCCAGGTCACTTTTCCCTTTTGCTCCTCGCCACAAGCACTGGAACTCCTACAGGTGCCCAGCAGCCTCCGTCTGGGCTTCGCCACTCGTATTTGA